A region from the Haladaptatus sp. R4 genome encodes:
- a CDS encoding sugar phosphate isomerase/epimerase: protein MSSRSPDSVGVQSVVFKSRSLADLLDALEDTDIDSLELWGHHLSPENDDATIAAGKERIEDSSVEICGYGVVDLEDTGEAREHFEFAEDLGAGYITVNYPPARDDVTEELVELAEEFDLDVGIHNYSTVHHDDLSTVFSDIDDVRSVLDRYDHPRLGVCIDTGHFLVMDESPDEVISAFGDRIVAVHLKDTSDDEIEDLPGAGTLDLPTVLGLLDEHANVDAPLVIEYELPDDRVLNALREAGNNIRTAAEQ, encoded by the coding sequence ATGTCCAGCAGATCACCCGACAGCGTCGGCGTCCAAAGCGTCGTGTTCAAATCCCGGTCGCTCGCGGACCTCCTCGACGCGCTCGAAGACACCGATATCGACTCCCTCGAACTGTGGGGCCACCACCTCTCGCCCGAAAACGACGACGCGACCATCGCGGCGGGGAAGGAACGCATCGAGGATTCTTCCGTGGAGATTTGCGGCTACGGCGTCGTGGACCTCGAAGACACCGGCGAGGCGCGTGAACACTTCGAGTTCGCCGAGGACCTCGGCGCGGGGTACATTACCGTCAATTACCCGCCAGCGCGGGACGACGTGACCGAGGAACTCGTCGAACTCGCCGAGGAGTTCGACCTCGACGTCGGCATCCACAACTACTCGACCGTCCACCACGACGACCTCTCGACGGTGTTCTCGGACATCGATGACGTTCGGTCGGTGCTCGACCGATACGACCACCCCCGACTCGGCGTCTGCATCGACACCGGCCACTTCCTCGTGATGGACGAGTCGCCGGACGAAGTGATTTCGGCCTTCGGCGACCGAATCGTCGCCGTCCACCTGAAGGACACCAGCGACGACGAGATCGAGGACCTGCCCGGTGCCGGAACGCTCGACCTCCCGACCGTTCTCGGCCTCCTCGACGAACACGCGAACGTGGACGCGCCGCTCGTGATCGAGTACGAACTGCCCGACGACCGCGTGCTCAACGCGCTTCGTGAGGCCGGGAATAACATCCGAACCGCCGCCGAGCAGTAA
- a CDS encoding mannonate dehydratase, which translates to MKPALVLPPEPCERWKQAAQIGIEHVVVHTLELGDGSRPYEFDELLRMKTRFEDHGLEIAAFEGGVPLTDATRLATDGRDEEISRFKTLLRNLGTLDIQVVCYDWMAGLRWARTSTTVPARGDSRTSAYDDELMRRGPRPAAADTTAEELWTNLESFLAEVVPVAEEAGVKLALHPDDPPIADVRGMPRIINSPDAYERVLDCYDSEYNGITFCQGNFAAMGVDIPATIRRFGDRINFVHFRDVERTENGFVETWHDDGPTDMLAAMEAYADVGFDGPIRPDHVPTMVGEPNENPGYEMNGRLFAVGYMKGLLESAER; encoded by the coding sequence ATCAAACCTGCACTCGTGCTTCCGCCCGAACCCTGTGAACGGTGGAAACAGGCCGCACAGATCGGAATCGAACACGTCGTGGTCCACACGCTCGAACTCGGCGACGGGAGTCGTCCCTACGAGTTCGACGAACTCCTGCGGATGAAGACCCGTTTCGAGGACCACGGCCTCGAAATCGCCGCGTTCGAGGGCGGGGTCCCGCTCACGGACGCGACGCGTCTGGCGACCGACGGACGCGACGAGGAAATATCTCGGTTCAAAACTCTACTGCGAAACCTCGGAACGCTCGATATCCAGGTCGTCTGCTACGACTGGATGGCCGGACTGCGATGGGCGCGGACGTCGACGACCGTCCCTGCTCGTGGCGACTCGCGCACCTCCGCCTACGACGACGAACTCATGCGGCGCGGTCCACGCCCCGCCGCGGCGGACACGACGGCCGAGGAACTCTGGACGAACCTCGAATCCTTCCTCGCCGAAGTCGTCCCCGTCGCCGAGGAGGCGGGGGTGAAATTGGCACTGCATCCCGACGACCCGCCAATCGCCGACGTTCGCGGGATGCCGCGCATCATCAACTCCCCCGACGCCTACGAGCGCGTGCTCGACTGCTACGACAGCGAATACAACGGCATCACGTTCTGTCAGGGCAACTTCGCCGCGATGGGGGTCGATATCCCGGCGACCATCCGCCGCTTCGGCGACCGCATCAACTTCGTGCACTTCCGCGACGTGGAACGGACCGAAAACGGCTTCGTGGAAACGTGGCACGACGACGGTCCGACGGACATGCTCGCCGCGATGGAAGCCTACGCGGACGTCGGCTTCGACGGCCCGATTCGCCCGGATCACGTGCCGACGATGGTGGGCGAACCCAACGAAAACCCCGGCTACGAGATGAACGGCCGCCTCTTCGCGGTCGGTTACATGAAAGGACTACTGGAGAGCGCCGAGCGCTGA
- a CDS encoding sugar-binding domain-containing protein, giving the protein MQTATLSGSWEFRRHGSENWHKATVPGGIYGDLLNSDLIDDPYERDNELDVQWVGESDWEYRRTVTLDGEFFDHERITLQCDGLDTVATVTVNGDVVGESDNMFRGYEFDVADALTAGENEIRVRFRSPVEYAASARRRSHTTFRRSATPWTNPPGTSSGRPSVTSGGTGGRVSRRSASGATFDWSPIPRRESST; this is encoded by the coding sequence ATGCAGACAGCCACCCTTAGTGGGAGCTGGGAGTTTCGACGCCACGGTAGCGAAAACTGGCACAAGGCAACCGTTCCCGGCGGGATATACGGCGATCTACTGAACTCGGATCTGATCGACGACCCGTACGAACGGGACAACGAACTGGACGTGCAGTGGGTCGGGGAATCCGACTGGGAGTATCGCCGGACGGTCACCCTCGACGGGGAGTTCTTCGACCACGAACGGATCACCCTCCAGTGTGACGGTCTCGACACCGTCGCGACCGTCACCGTCAACGGCGACGTCGTCGGCGAGAGCGATAACATGTTCCGGGGGTACGAGTTCGACGTCGCCGACGCCCTGACGGCCGGGGAGAACGAGATTCGCGTTCGATTCCGCTCGCCGGTGGAGTACGCCGCGAGCGCTCGGCGGCGTTCCCATACGACGTTCCGACGCTCCGCTACCCCGTGGACCAACCCGCCCGGAACTTCATCCGGAAGGCCCAGTGTCACTTCGGGTGGGACTGGGGGCCGTGTCTCCCGACGGTCGGCATCTGGCGCGACATTCGATTGGTCGCCCATTCCTCGCCGCGAGTCGAGTACGTGA
- a CDS encoding glycoside hydrolase family 2 protein — protein sequence MNGEPIFARGANWIPADALYRNATTEVYDDLLSSAVDANMNAIRVWGGGYYERDEFYRLCDEKGLLVWQDFMFACAQYPADDEFVASVEAEARYQVRRLSSNPSVALWCGNNELEVGVESWFADSENIDRLEADYDRLFRGTLKDVVDEEDPSRPYWSASPSSGPDRVDPENENRGDIHYWGVWHEGKPFSAFQETEPRFVSEFGYQSFPSVETVADVVPEDQHNPTAPLMEHHQRNEGGNKRILQRMADHFRMPSNFDDFVYLSQIQQGMAIRTAVEHWRRLKPHCMGAIYWQLNDLWQCASWSSVEYGGGWKALHHMARRFYAPTLLSMVEDGDDLELWLTTDGTESFSGTVAVEAVTMDGKRLFKGEFDTEGGKSESVRIGRVDIEDALGDASRADVLFRATPLDFEARPAFHFLVPYKRLSLPDAAVELSMSESDGELTVSASAAALFVELQDDRGGRFGDNYFHLAPGEERTVGYEIDGTADGKTVEESISVCHLAETY from the coding sequence GTGAACGGCGAACCGATTTTCGCCCGCGGTGCGAACTGGATTCCGGCGGACGCCCTCTATCGAAACGCGACGACCGAGGTCTACGACGACCTGCTGTCGAGCGCCGTGGACGCGAACATGAACGCGATTCGCGTGTGGGGCGGCGGGTACTACGAACGTGACGAGTTCTACCGACTGTGCGACGAGAAGGGGTTGCTCGTCTGGCAGGATTTCATGTTCGCCTGTGCGCAGTACCCGGCCGACGACGAGTTCGTGGCGTCGGTCGAGGCGGAAGCGCGCTATCAGGTTCGTCGCCTCTCCTCGAACCCCTCGGTCGCGCTCTGGTGTGGTAACAACGAACTGGAAGTCGGCGTCGAGAGTTGGTTCGCGGACAGCGAGAACATCGACCGGTTGGAAGCCGACTACGACCGGTTGTTCCGTGGGACGCTGAAGGACGTCGTGGACGAGGAGGACCCCTCGCGCCCGTACTGGTCGGCCTCGCCGTCCAGCGGTCCCGACCGTGTCGATCCGGAAAACGAGAACCGCGGCGACATCCACTACTGGGGTGTCTGGCACGAGGGAAAGCCGTTCTCGGCGTTTCAGGAAACCGAACCGCGGTTCGTCTCCGAGTTCGGCTACCAATCGTTCCCGTCCGTCGAAACCGTAGCCGACGTCGTTCCGGAGGACCAACACAATCCGACCGCGCCGCTGATGGAACACCACCAGCGCAACGAGGGAGGGAACAAGCGCATCCTGCAACGGATGGCCGACCACTTCCGGATGCCGTCGAACTTCGACGATTTCGTCTACCTGAGTCAGATTCAACAGGGGATGGCGATCCGAACCGCGGTCGAACACTGGCGTCGGTTGAAACCCCACTGCATGGGGGCCATCTACTGGCAGCTCAACGACCTCTGGCAGTGCGCCTCGTGGTCGTCGGTCGAGTACGGCGGCGGGTGGAAAGCGCTCCACCATATGGCCCGCCGGTTCTACGCCCCGACGCTGCTTTCGATGGTCGAGGACGGGGACGACCTCGAACTGTGGCTCACGACCGACGGCACCGAGTCGTTCTCCGGAACGGTCGCCGTCGAAGCCGTCACGATGGACGGAAAGCGACTGTTCAAGGGGGAGTTCGACACGGAAGGAGGAAAAAGCGAAAGCGTCCGCATCGGTCGCGTCGATATCGAGGACGCGCTCGGCGACGCCTCGCGCGCAGACGTGCTGTTTCGGGCGACGCCGCTCGACTTCGAGGCTCGCCCCGCGTTCCACTTCCTCGTTCCGTACAAACGGCTCTCGCTGCCGGACGCGGCGGTTGAACTGTCGATGTCGGAGTCGGACGGGGAACTCACCGTCAGCGCGTCGGCCGCCGCGCTCTTCGTCGAGTTGCAGGACGACCGCGGCGGGCGGTTCGGCGACAACTACTTCCACCTCGCTCCGGGCGAGGAACGGACGGTCGGATACGAAATCGATGGAACCGCCGACGGGAAAACGGTCGAGGAATCGATTTCGGTCTGTCACCTCGCGGAAACGTACTGA
- a CDS encoding biotin/lipoyl-containing protein: protein MTDYEFELPDPGEGLTEAEIVEWHVEEGDDIGRTRRAL, encoded by the coding sequence GTGACCGACTACGAGTTCGAACTCCCGGACCCCGGCGAGGGGTTGACGGAGGCCGAAATCGTGGAGTGGCACGTCGAGGAGGGAGACGACATCGGACGAACACGACGTGCTCTGTGA
- a CDS encoding thiamine pyrophosphate-dependent enzyme, protein MSEETWDEAARSRDFHQLLDDDGGVLDGADVPDLGDDELLGLYRTMVGTRTLEDTMLNLQRSGEASLVARERGEEATPLGAATALSKGDWIFYTYRQNAALLHWDVPMAKIVAGTTGQEPETIAEGLDDWESPVNFSPDYTPVGVNVTNAAGSAMTDRFRDRDTVSMAFIGDGSTSEGSFHDGLNFAGVFDAPLVVVVQNNGWAISEPSERQTGAETFAQKAEAYGIPHERVDGNDVLAVYDAASRAVERARDGGGPTLIECVTYRMGNHNTSDNADLYRDDELKSEWADRDPIERLSTYLGHRNLLDDDRREEIRDEIDAAVNDAVEEARSVSKTDPMRMFDHHLHGTSWREAHQRAEFQRERNGENPFTDFSGDAFDTEQWDDHGPDLGVDFEPLNSDDDDVETEDMNVVTAVNRALHQEMERDDDTRILGYDIGMLGGVFRATEGLLDEFGPDRVIDTPLSENGIVGTAVGMAMRDDRPVPEIEFMGFFYPAFGQFMYAVAKMYERTGGDIELPMTIRMPYGGGIKALEYHQESTETFEIHAPGVRVLCPSTPYQAKGLLASSIRCDDPVVFMEPKRIYRVFDDPVPTDEYTLPLDEARIVEEGSDVTVLTWGAMVRHAESAAEEVDADVEVIDLVTLSPLDVETILESVKKTGRCVVLHEARRTLGLGAELSALVNEYALDRLKAPVKRATGYDVHFPNNDIEDDYLPDAERAKYAIEAVMSYEF, encoded by the coding sequence ATGTCTGAGGAGACGTGGGACGAAGCGGCCCGGTCCCGCGACTTCCATCAACTGTTGGACGACGACGGCGGCGTCCTCGACGGTGCCGACGTGCCGGACCTCGGAGACGACGAACTCCTCGGTCTATACCGGACGATGGTGGGGACCAGAACGCTCGAAGACACGATGCTGAACCTTCAACGGAGCGGTGAGGCGAGCCTCGTCGCGCGCGAGCGCGGCGAGGAAGCCACGCCGCTCGGTGCCGCCACCGCCCTCTCGAAGGGCGATTGGATCTTCTACACCTACCGTCAGAACGCCGCGCTCCTGCACTGGGACGTACCGATGGCGAAGATCGTCGCCGGGACGACCGGACAGGAACCCGAAACCATCGCGGAGGGACTCGACGACTGGGAGTCACCCGTCAACTTCTCTCCGGACTACACGCCTGTCGGCGTGAACGTGACGAACGCGGCCGGGTCGGCCATGACCGACCGCTTCCGCGACCGCGACACCGTCTCGATGGCGTTCATCGGCGACGGCTCGACCAGCGAAGGGTCGTTTCACGACGGGCTAAACTTCGCGGGCGTCTTCGACGCGCCGCTCGTCGTCGTCGTCCAGAACAACGGGTGGGCGATTTCGGAACCGTCCGAGCGCCAGACCGGGGCGGAAACGTTCGCACAGAAGGCAGAAGCGTACGGGATTCCGCACGAACGCGTGGACGGAAACGACGTGCTCGCCGTGTACGACGCCGCGAGCAGAGCCGTCGAGCGCGCCCGAGACGGCGGCGGGCCGACGCTCATCGAGTGTGTTACCTACCGGATGGGAAACCACAACACGTCGGACAACGCCGACCTCTATCGGGACGACGAACTGAAGTCGGAATGGGCCGACCGCGACCCCATCGAGCGGCTTTCGACGTATCTCGGCCACCGAAACCTCCTCGACGACGACCGGCGCGAGGAGATTCGGGACGAAATCGACGCGGCGGTGAACGACGCCGTGGAGGAAGCGCGAAGCGTTTCGAAGACCGACCCGATGCGGATGTTCGACCACCACCTGCACGGCACTTCGTGGCGCGAAGCCCACCAGCGGGCGGAGTTCCAGCGCGAACGGAACGGGGAAAACCCGTTCACCGATTTCTCCGGCGACGCGTTCGACACCGAGCAGTGGGACGACCACGGTCCCGATTTGGGCGTCGATTTCGAACCGCTGAATTCGGACGACGACGACGTCGAAACGGAGGATATGAACGTCGTGACGGCGGTGAACCGAGCACTCCACCAGGAGATGGAACGGGACGACGACACTCGCATCCTCGGCTACGACATCGGAATGCTCGGCGGCGTTTTCCGCGCAACCGAGGGACTGCTCGACGAGTTCGGGCCGGACCGCGTGATCGACACGCCGTTATCGGAAAACGGCATCGTCGGCACCGCAGTCGGGATGGCGATGCGGGACGACCGCCCGGTTCCCGAAATCGAGTTCATGGGTTTCTTCTACCCTGCCTTCGGCCAGTTCATGTACGCCGTCGCCAAGATGTACGAGCGCACCGGCGGCGATATCGAACTCCCGATGACGATCCGCATGCCGTACGGCGGCGGCATCAAGGCGCTCGAATACCATCAGGAATCGACCGAGACGTTCGAGATTCACGCGCCGGGCGTCCGCGTGCTCTGTCCGAGCACGCCGTACCAGGCCAAGGGACTGCTGGCGTCCAGCATCCGCTGTGACGATCCGGTGGTCTTCATGGAGCCGAAACGGATCTATCGCGTTTTCGACGACCCTGTCCCGACCGACGAGTACACGCTCCCGCTGGACGAGGCCCGGATCGTCGAGGAAGGGTCGGACGTGACGGTGCTGACGTGGGGCGCGATGGTCCGTCACGCCGAGAGCGCCGCCGAGGAGGTGGACGCCGACGTGGAGGTCATCGACCTCGTGACGCTCTCGCCGCTCGACGTGGAGACGATTCTGGAATCGGTGAAGAAGACCGGCCGTTGCGTCGTGCTCCACGAAGCGCGCCGAACGCTCGGTCTCGGGGCCGAACTCTCGGCGCTCGTCAACGAGTACGCGCTCGACAGGCTGAAAGCCCCCGTCAAGCGCGCGACGGGGTACGACGTGCACTTCCCGAACAACGACATCGAGGACGACTACCTCCCCGACGCGGAGCGGGCGAAGTACGCGATAGAGGCGGTGATGAGTTATGAATTCTGA
- a CDS encoding NAD(P)-binding domain-containing protein, protein MKHLDEGDVVMDGGNSFWRDSMRREERVWEDGIYYLDTGTSGGPPGARDGACFMVGGREEGFEIAEPILDELSVDGGLLHVGPPGSGHFVKLVHNGVEFGMLQSIAEGVELLEAGDFDVDLEDVFNNWSNGSVIRSWLVELMRDQIGEDNYEDVPNYIEDTGEVNWLVQEAFKGETPIPVISQSVTELFKSRGNQEHAYQAIAAMRHGFGTHPFGEDDDILKERVTGRVDNVSRSHLEKDKERKEAVRPKDRMDLDD, encoded by the coding sequence GTGAAGCACCTGGACGAAGGCGACGTGGTGATGGACGGCGGCAACTCCTTCTGGCGGGATTCGATGCGCCGGGAGGAACGCGTGTGGGAGGACGGCATTTACTACCTCGACACCGGCACCAGCGGTGGCCCGCCGGGTGCGCGCGACGGGGCGTGTTTCATGGTCGGTGGGCGGGAGGAAGGGTTCGAAATCGCCGAACCCATCCTCGACGAACTGTCCGTCGACGGCGGACTGCTGCACGTCGGCCCGCCGGGAAGCGGTCACTTCGTGAAGCTCGTCCACAACGGCGTCGAGTTCGGAATGCTCCAGTCCATCGCCGAGGGAGTCGAACTGCTCGAAGCCGGTGATTTCGACGTCGATCTGGAGGACGTGTTCAACAACTGGTCCAACGGGTCGGTTATTCGAAGCTGGCTGGTCGAACTCATGCGCGACCAGATCGGGGAGGACAACTACGAGGACGTGCCGAACTACATCGAGGACACCGGCGAGGTGAACTGGCTGGTACAGGAGGCGTTCAAGGGCGAAACGCCGATCCCGGTCATCAGCCAGTCGGTCACCGAACTGTTCAAGTCGCGTGGCAATCAGGAGCACGCCTACCAGGCCATCGCGGCGATGCGTCACGGTTTCGGGACCCATCCGTTCGGCGAGGACGACGACATCCTCAAGGAGCGTGTCACCGGACGCGTGGACAACGTGTCCCGCTCGCACCTGGAGAAGGACAAGGAGCGCAAGGAAGCAGTCCGACCGAAAGACCGCATGGACCTAGACGATTAA
- the rpiA gene encoding ribose 5-phosphate isomerase A, whose translation MAKQFSYRQGGHDVSVWAETEEETVEEAKDELADRDFDLDEDEIRDNIRVIPSPRRIKSSAEDVLMDKRRRGGMEAAEVVEDGMDVGLGTGSTTAWAIAKIGWKIDEGTLTNVRGVATSLQSHELAKEVGIPLINVDEVTELDVAIDGADQWDPENPHVVKGGGASHAREKLIDSMAEKLVIATDDQKRSTPLSYPVPLSILPESREVVKEWIREQGGDPSVRYAEKKDGPLFTANGNLIVDCDFGDIENPEERATELARIPGAQEHGLFVNMVDEVVYGTDDDVKTVRF comes from the coding sequence ATGGCAAAACAGTTCAGCTACCGGCAAGGAGGCCACGACGTCAGCGTCTGGGCGGAAACCGAGGAGGAGACCGTCGAGGAGGCGAAGGACGAACTCGCGGACCGCGATTTCGACTTGGACGAGGACGAAATCCGCGACAACATCCGCGTCATCCCGTCGCCGCGCCGGATCAAGAGTTCGGCCGAGGACGTGTTGATGGACAAGCGCCGCCGCGGCGGGATGGAGGCCGCCGAAGTGGTCGAGGACGGGATGGACGTCGGCCTCGGTACGGGAAGTACCACCGCGTGGGCCATCGCCAAAATCGGCTGGAAGATAGACGAGGGGACGCTCACGAACGTTCGAGGCGTCGCGACGTCGCTCCAATCTCACGAACTGGCGAAGGAAGTCGGGATTCCGCTCATCAACGTGGACGAGGTGACGGAACTGGACGTCGCCATCGACGGCGCGGACCAGTGGGACCCCGAGAACCCGCACGTCGTCAAGGGCGGCGGGGCCTCCCACGCACGGGAGAAACTCATCGACTCGATGGCGGAGAAACTCGTCATCGCCACGGACGACCAAAAACGATCGACGCCGTTGTCGTATCCCGTCCCGCTCTCGATCCTGCCCGAATCGCGGGAGGTCGTCAAGGAGTGGATTCGGGAGCAGGGCGGCGACCCGTCGGTGCGGTACGCGGAAAAGAAGGACGGCCCGCTGTTCACCGCGAACGGCAACCTCATCGTGGACTGTGATTTCGGCGACATCGAAAATCCGGAGGAGCGGGCGACGGAGTTGGCCCGAATCCCCGGCGCACAGGAACACGGCCTGTTCGTGAACATGGTCGACGAAGTCGTCTACGGCACCGACGACGACGTGAAGACGGTCCGGTTCTGA
- a CDS encoding enolase C-terminal domain-like protein yields MQISRIESTEFSYPIEDVGSDAGYNLVYEPGATTERKLFGLRIETDEGVTGEFVGGNSPAFAQINTLADNLIGRNPLRRERLWSEMKRALRKYDRMGIGPVDIALWDLAGKHYDAPIHELLGTYRTRLPAYASTYHADDNGGLDSPHAYADFAEECLKIGFPGFKIHGWGGTDERRDIDREIETVHAVGERVGDEMDLMIDPACEYETFGDALKVGRACDEEEFFWYEDPYRDGGISQYAYKKLRQQLDTPLLQTEHIRGLEQHTDFLRNEATDFLRADPAYDGGITGAMKIARMAEGFGIDVEIHSPGPAQRHCMAGMRNTNYYEMALVHPECSNTTPPVYEGEYVDDIDAIDDEGTVPVPDGPGLGVEYDWDYIEENRTGGRTYE; encoded by the coding sequence ATGCAGATTTCGAGAATCGAGTCCACGGAGTTCTCGTATCCCATCGAGGACGTGGGGTCGGACGCCGGGTACAACCTCGTGTACGAACCGGGGGCGACGACGGAGCGCAAACTGTTCGGGCTGAGGATCGAGACGGACGAGGGCGTCACCGGGGAGTTCGTCGGCGGGAACTCACCCGCGTTTGCGCAGATCAACACGCTCGCGGACAACCTCATCGGGCGGAACCCGCTACGCCGCGAGCGGTTGTGGTCGGAGATGAAGCGCGCGCTCCGGAAGTACGACCGGATGGGCATCGGACCGGTCGACATCGCGCTGTGGGACCTCGCCGGGAAACACTACGACGCGCCGATTCACGAACTGCTGGGCACCTACCGAACGCGACTCCCGGCCTACGCCTCGACGTACCACGCCGACGACAACGGCGGGTTGGACTCCCCGCACGCGTACGCCGATTTCGCGGAGGAATGCCTCAAAATTGGATTCCCCGGCTTCAAAATCCACGGTTGGGGCGGGACCGACGAACGGCGTGACATCGACCGCGAAATCGAGACCGTCCACGCGGTGGGCGAACGCGTCGGCGACGAGATGGACCTGATGATAGACCCGGCCTGCGAGTACGAGACGTTCGGCGACGCGCTGAAGGTCGGGCGCGCGTGCGACGAGGAGGAGTTCTTCTGGTACGAGGACCCGTACCGCGACGGCGGCATCTCCCAGTACGCGTACAAAAAACTGCGCCAGCAGTTGGACACGCCGCTGTTGCAGACCGAACACATCCGCGGGTTGGAACAGCACACCGACTTCCTGCGAAACGAGGCGACGGATTTCCTCCGGGCCGACCCCGCCTACGACGGTGGAATCACCGGCGCGATGAAAATCGCGCGCATGGCCGAAGGGTTCGGAATCGACGTGGAAATCCACTCGCCGGGTCCCGCCCAACGCCACTGCATGGCCGGGATGCGCAACACCAACTACTACGAGATGGCGCTGGTCCACCCGGAGTGTTCGAACACGACGCCGCCGGTGTACGAGGGCGAGTACGTGGACGATATCGACGCCATCGACGACGAGGGAACCGTGCCGGTCCCCGACGGGCCGGGATTGGGCGTCGAGTACGACTGGGACTACATCGAGGAGAACAGGACGGGCGGACGAACCTACGAGTGA
- a CDS encoding glycosyltransferase family 2 protein: MEVTTVQEQSSSRRAVLLYCLITSMFVVGVLAPVYFSVPYLRVLKTVVLLVVVAQVGRLFVSALVSIPASHATPSFPSDDDELPTVSVVIPAYNEASVLEGTIDACRAVDYPEHKLEVVVCYEADSTDETAAIARRAAADDDRIVAVERDEPGGGKAKATNYALSYATGEIIASIDADHQFDPTALRRTVGWFEADDDIWCVKGRCYGRNPDDSLISLHATVERHVTERADLVARSLWNGFSIFGGGQAFFRRGVFERLGMFDESVLVEDIDMSTRIHLAGKEIVVDPSIITFEEHPATVTSWWSQRKRWARGWLQVSSRYLASVVTSPQLSWRKRLDGVYTFSNTLVLPFLVVGLPLPFIQLFLPVTSYVPYSQVIWTVLGAFPILTVLAVLLRDRREGLPHSRWEYAAAFTLGAYLILNSVVYIVAFIDEYVLRKPAVYVTTSRTDDTVSPTNAD; this comes from the coding sequence ATGGAAGTGACAACAGTTCAAGAACAGTCCTCGTCGCGGAGAGCCGTTCTACTCTACTGTCTCATCACGTCGATGTTCGTCGTCGGAGTGCTGGCCCCGGTTTACTTTTCCGTTCCCTATCTCCGCGTCCTCAAGACGGTCGTCCTCCTCGTCGTGGTCGCACAGGTCGGTCGGCTGTTCGTCTCGGCGCTCGTCTCGATACCGGCATCACACGCCACTCCGTCGTTCCCCTCGGACGATGACGAGCTTCCCACGGTGAGCGTCGTCATCCCGGCGTACAACGAAGCGAGCGTCCTGGAGGGAACCATCGACGCGTGTCGGGCGGTCGATTATCCCGAGCATAAACTCGAAGTGGTCGTCTGCTACGAAGCCGACTCGACGGACGAAACCGCCGCTATCGCACGGCGGGCGGCCGCGGACGACGACCGAATCGTCGCGGTCGAGCGCGACGAACCGGGCGGCGGGAAGGCGAAGGCGACGAACTACGCGCTCAGCTACGCGACCGGCGAGATAATCGCGAGCATCGACGCCGACCATCAGTTCGATCCGACGGCGCTCCGGCGAACCGTCGGGTGGTTCGAGGCTGACGACGATATCTGGTGCGTGAAAGGCCGATGCTACGGCCGAAATCCGGACGACTCGCTCATCTCGCTCCACGCGACCGTCGAACGCCACGTCACGGAGCGGGCCGACCTCGTCGCGCGCTCACTCTGGAACGGGTTCAGCATCTTCGGCGGGGGACAGGCGTTCTTCCGCCGGGGCGTGTTCGAGCGACTGGGTATGTTCGACGAATCCGTGCTGGTGGAGGACATCGACATGTCCACGCGGATCCATCTCGCCGGGAAGGAGATAGTCGTCGATCCGTCCATCATCACGTTCGAGGAACACCCCGCGACGGTGACGTCGTGGTGGAGTCAGCGAAAGAGATGGGCGCGCGGATGGTTACAAGTGAGCAGTCGCTATCTCGCCTCGGTCGTTACCTCGCCACAACTCTCGTGGCGAAAGCGTCTCGACGGCGTCTACACCTTTTCGAACACGCTCGTCCTTCCGTTTCTCGTCGTGGGGCTTCCCCTCCCGTTCATCCAGTTGTTCCTTCCGGTTACGTCGTACGTCCCGTACAGTCAGGTCATCTGGACGGTGCTCGGTGCCTTTCCGATACTCACCGTCCTCGCCGTCTTACTTCGGGACAGACGCGAGGGACTGCCACACTCCCGATGGGAGTATGCCGCCGCGTTCACCCTCGGCGCGTATCTCATCCTGAACTCCGTCGTGTACATCGTCGCGTTCATCGACGAGTACGTCCTCCGCAAACCGGCGGTGTACGTAACGACGAGCCGAACCGACGATACCGTTAGCCCGACCAACGCCGACTGA